A genomic region of Bernardetia sp. ABR2-2B contains the following coding sequences:
- a CDS encoding DUF3368 domain-containing protein gives MPRLIISNTTPIITFLGIGKLDLFEKMYESIVVPYEVYLEIEAGKDKPFYTDLKKIDWIKIEKVKNKELVEHLTTFLDKGEAEAIVLVEELQADLLLLDEKTARNYAKLKGYTCSGSFGVLLKAKEKGFVAEIKPLLEIAQSNGIRLSKNLIEIILREANEF, from the coding sequence ATGCCTAGACTAATAATTTCAAATACAACTCCTATTATTACCTTTTTAGGAATTGGTAAGTTAGATTTATTCGAAAAAATGTATGAGAGTATAGTTGTTCCTTATGAAGTTTATTTGGAAATAGAAGCAGGAAAAGACAAGCCATTTTATACGGACTTAAAAAAGATAGATTGGATTAAAATAGAAAAAGTCAAAAACAAAGAATTAGTAGAACATTTGACTACATTTTTAGACAAAGGAGAAGCAGAGGCTATCGTATTAGTAGAAGAACTACAAGCTGATTTATTACTTCTTGATGAAAAAACGGCTAGAAATTATGCTAAGTTGAAAGGATATACTTGTTCTGGTTCGTTTGGTGTATTATTGAAAGCAAAGGAAAAAGGGTTTGTTGCTGAAATAAAACCATTGCTAGAAATTGCTCAATCAAATGGAATACGACTAAGCAAAAATCTTATTGAAATTATTTTACGAGAAGCCAATGAGTTTTAG
- a CDS encoding UPF0175 family protein → MNTHLQVDFPVELAVVLRMQEGEFGEEIKRLALVKLFELGKISSGKAAQILGITRIAFFDVLAKYGVDIYNDSNKESLKEDINNA, encoded by the coding sequence ATGAATACTCATTTGCAAGTAGATTTTCCAGTAGAACTAGCCGTTGTTTTGCGTATGCAAGAAGGCGAGTTTGGAGAAGAAATAAAACGATTAGCTTTAGTAAAACTCTTCGAACTTGGTAAAATATCATCAGGGAAAGCAGCGCAGATTTTAGGAATTACACGTATAGCATTTTTTGATGTTTTGGCTAAATATGGCGTAGATATTTATAATGATAGTAATAAAGAATCTTTAAAAGAAGATATAAATAATGCCTAG